Proteins from a single region of Saccharopolyspora pogona:
- a CDS encoding DUF5131 family protein, with product MSTGIEWTDETWNPVTGCTKVSPGCDNCYALTLAERFRGTPGHYFENGFDVQLRPDKLIEPLKWRKPRRIFVNSMSDLFHQDVPGSYIAQVWATMAATPQHTYQVLTKRHGRMRSLLSNPYFRKDVMGWLRQDGHPIPAWPLPNVWLGVSVEDQKRADRRIPALLETPAAVRFLSCEPLLGPVDLTKWLPPISPMDPTTAPKSWSDWTWPDWVPQTVRDQIESFWGPKSARTPQQWMRDMHVQGSHPFGTTVTSGDGFGHNPPQVTGRWVHAWNNVGRLVHDDGSFSYTSFSQRAIREQRRLNWIICGGESGPKSRPMHPDWARNLRDQCLQANVPFFFKQWGNWAPPDPEHGNSVFDYVTNDDRVQVVNDHGVRLGRPWPGWRVQDGTRDAAVMRRYAKHAAGRLLDGRTWDQYPQQHESREKKGNIA from the coding sequence ATGAGCACCGGAATTGAGTGGACCGACGAGACCTGGAACCCGGTTACCGGGTGCACGAAGGTCTCCCCAGGCTGTGACAACTGCTACGCGCTGACCCTCGCCGAGCGGTTCCGGGGCACCCCCGGGCACTACTTCGAGAACGGGTTCGACGTTCAGCTGCGCCCCGACAAGCTCATCGAGCCGCTGAAGTGGCGCAAGCCGCGCCGCATCTTTGTGAACTCAATGAGCGACCTGTTCCACCAGGACGTTCCGGGGAGCTACATCGCCCAGGTCTGGGCCACCATGGCAGCCACCCCGCAGCACACCTACCAGGTGCTGACCAAGCGGCACGGCCGGATGCGTTCTCTGCTGTCCAACCCGTACTTCCGCAAGGACGTCATGGGCTGGCTGCGGCAGGACGGGCACCCGATCCCGGCCTGGCCGCTGCCGAACGTGTGGCTCGGCGTCAGCGTCGAGGACCAGAAGCGCGCTGACCGCCGCATCCCCGCCCTACTCGAAACCCCCGCCGCCGTCCGGTTCTTGAGTTGCGAACCGCTGCTGGGGCCCGTCGACCTCACGAAGTGGCTACCACCCATCTCCCCGATGGATCCGACAACCGCGCCGAAGTCGTGGAGTGACTGGACTTGGCCCGACTGGGTGCCACAGACGGTTCGCGACCAGATCGAAAGCTTCTGGGGGCCAAAATCGGCACGAACCCCGCAACAGTGGATGCGGGACATGCACGTGCAGGGTTCGCACCCGTTCGGTACCACCGTCACCAGCGGCGACGGATTCGGCCACAACCCGCCGCAGGTTACCGGCCGATGGGTGCACGCCTGGAACAACGTCGGTCGGCTGGTTCACGACGACGGCTCGTTCTCCTACACGTCGTTCTCGCAGCGCGCGATACGTGAACAGCGTCGCCTGAACTGGATCATCTGCGGCGGCGAGAGTGGCCCGAAGTCGAGGCCGATGCACCCCGACTGGGCCCGCAACCTGCGCGACCAGTGCCTGCAGGCCAACGTGCCGTTTTTCTTCAAACAGTGGGGGAACTGGGCGCCGCCCGACCCCGAGCACGGGAACTCCGTTTTCGACTACGTCACCAACGACGACCGCGTCCAGGTCGTCAACGACCACGGTGTCCGGCTTGGTCGCCCCTGGCCCGGCTGGCGGGTGCAAGACGGTACACGCGACGCCGCCGTGATGCGCCGCTACGCCAAGCACGCCGCTGGCCGCCTGCTCGACGGCCGCACCTGGGACCAGTACCCGCAGCAGCACGAATCCCGCGAAAAGAAGGGGAACATCGCGTGA
- a CDS encoding DNA cytosine methyltransferase yields MITITDLFCGAGGSSQGASAVDGVEVRMAANHWQLAIDTHQTNYPTVDHDCADISQVDPRRYPRTSVLWASPECTNHSVAKGVKRAQPTLWDKPDPAAERSRATMWDVVRFAEHHRYQAIIVENVVDAARWELWSAWLTAMQALGYEHRTVFLNSMHAPATKAPRAPQSRDRLYIVFWRKGNPAPDVEPHPLAWCQKCDRDVNAVQSWKNGKRWGRYRAQYVYRCPTPRCHEVVEPYVSPAASAIDWSLTGERIGDRVVPLKDATMRRIKIGLEKFATMPQLVPAGGTWNLSTTPIDLPMRARTTRETEGLLVPVEGRDGKSAAPSWMPLRTQTTRNETALVIPDYLRHGVAFVAELRGGGSNARNVSEPLATVTASGNHHMLVREVIPPQPEPAPKIPAIEDCTFRMLTPDEIKRAMAFGGDYALLGTKRERVKLLGNAVTPPAAEWLVRAVRDSLV; encoded by the coding sequence GTGATCACCATCACCGATCTGTTCTGCGGGGCCGGCGGCTCGTCGCAGGGAGCATCCGCGGTCGACGGCGTCGAGGTCCGTATGGCCGCCAACCATTGGCAGCTCGCGATCGACACCCACCAGACGAACTACCCCACCGTCGACCACGACTGCGCCGACATCAGCCAGGTTGACCCGCGCCGTTACCCGCGCACGAGCGTGCTTTGGGCCTCGCCGGAGTGCACGAACCACAGCGTGGCGAAGGGCGTCAAGCGGGCGCAGCCGACCCTGTGGGACAAGCCGGACCCGGCCGCCGAGCGCAGCAGGGCAACGATGTGGGACGTGGTGCGGTTCGCTGAACACCACCGCTACCAGGCGATCATCGTGGAGAACGTCGTTGACGCCGCACGGTGGGAACTCTGGTCGGCGTGGCTCACGGCGATGCAGGCACTCGGCTACGAGCACCGCACCGTGTTTCTGAACTCGATGCACGCCCCGGCGACGAAAGCCCCGCGCGCACCGCAGTCCCGTGACCGCCTGTACATCGTGTTTTGGCGCAAGGGAAACCCCGCGCCGGACGTCGAGCCGCACCCGCTGGCCTGGTGCCAGAAGTGTGACCGTGACGTGAACGCGGTGCAGTCGTGGAAGAACGGCAAGCGCTGGGGCCGCTACCGGGCCCAGTACGTCTACCGCTGCCCAACTCCGCGCTGCCACGAGGTCGTCGAGCCCTACGTCAGCCCCGCGGCATCGGCGATCGATTGGAGCCTGACCGGCGAGCGCATCGGTGACCGGGTGGTGCCGCTCAAGGACGCCACGATGCGCCGCATCAAGATCGGCCTGGAGAAATTCGCGACCATGCCGCAGCTCGTTCCGGCCGGCGGCACCTGGAACCTGTCGACCACGCCAATCGACCTGCCAATGAGGGCCCGCACCACTCGGGAAACCGAGGGGCTGCTGGTCCCGGTTGAAGGACGGGACGGCAAGTCGGCGGCACCGTCGTGGATGCCGCTGCGCACCCAAACCACTCGTAACGAGACAGCGCTGGTAATCCCGGACTACCTCCGACATGGGGTCGCGTTCGTCGCCGAGCTGCGCGGGGGAGGCTCCAACGCACGGAACGTGTCCGAACCGCTGGCCACTGTCACCGCGTCCGGCAATCACCACATGCTCGTGCGCGAGGTCATCCCCCCGCAGCCCGAACCCGCCCCGAAGATTCCAGCGATCGAGGACTGCACGTTCCGGATGCTCACGCCGGACGAGATCAAGCGCGCGATGGCGTTCGGTGGCGATTACGCGCTGCTCGGAACCAAGCGGGAGCGCGTGAAGTTGCTGGGCAACGCGGTTACCCCGCCCGCCGCCGAATGGCTCGTGCGCGCTGTCCGCGACTCCCTCGTCTGA
- a CDS encoding WhiB family transcriptional regulator: MTVPKNFEIPDFRQLGACRTEDPDLFFPVGDASRKGSQPWLQAQEAKQVCAQCPVAAQCLKWALDRGEPYGVWGGMTEQERHAAKSRNSTRKPAVVQAEVEVPAPRQHDDNQPQLELPMQEVAA, translated from the coding sequence GTGACCGTACCGAAGAACTTCGAAATCCCCGACTTCCGGCAGTTGGGTGCGTGCCGAACCGAAGACCCCGACCTGTTTTTCCCAGTCGGCGACGCGTCCCGGAAGGGCTCGCAGCCGTGGCTGCAGGCGCAGGAAGCCAAGCAGGTCTGCGCGCAGTGCCCGGTTGCCGCGCAGTGCCTGAAGTGGGCCCTCGACCGCGGCGAGCCCTACGGCGTGTGGGGCGGCATGACCGAGCAGGAACGCCACGCCGCCAAGAGCCGCAACAGCACGCGGAAGCCGGCGGTGGTGCAGGCAGAGGTCGAGGTGCCCGCACCCCGCCAGCACGACGACAACCAGCCCCAGCTCGAACTCCCGATGCAGGAGGTTGCGGCATGA